Proteins encoded together in one Campylobacter peloridis LMG 23910 window:
- a CDS encoding response regulator transcription factor, producing the protein MSTKILLLEDDINLGEIVSEFLEEEGFDVTLVENAQEAQDKAYEKNFDLWILDVKVPQGDGFSVLKNLRESGKYTPAIFMTSLNTTMDLQKGFESGCDDYIKKPFELEELKIRINAILKRSFAHKNEDYEDLGNGFKFALISQTLYHNDKALSLPLKELKLLALLLKNKGKFIDTAYIFEEIWEYDQEPSELSLRAYIKNLRKILGKDSIVNQRGRGYCYV; encoded by the coding sequence ATGTCTACAAAAATTCTTTTATTAGAAGATGATATAAATTTAGGTGAGATAGTGAGTGAATTTTTAGAAGAAGAAGGTTTTGATGTTACTTTGGTTGAAAATGCTCAAGAAGCACAAGATAAAGCATATGAAAAAAATTTTGATTTATGGATTTTAGATGTGAAAGTTCCACAAGGTGATGGTTTTAGTGTGCTTAAAAATTTAAGAGAGTCGGGTAAATATACACCAGCTATTTTTATGACTTCATTGAACACTACGATGGATTTGCAAAAAGGTTTTGAAAGTGGTTGTGATGATTATATTAAAAAACCTTTTGAATTAGAAGAGTTGAAAATAAGAATTAATGCTATTTTAAAACGCTCTTTTGCACATAAAAATGAAGATTATGAAGATCTTGGTAATGGTTTTAAATTTGCACTTATTTCTCAAACTTTATATCATAATGATAAAGCTTTGTCGTTGCCATTGAAGGAGTTAAAGCTTTTAGCCTTGCTTTTAAAAAATAAGGGTAAATTTATAGATACTGCGTATATTTTTGAAGAAATTTGGGAATATGATCAAGAACCAAGTGAGCTTAGTTTAAGAGCTTATATAAAAAATTTGAGAAAAATCTTAGGTAAGGATAGTATAGTTAATCAAAGAGGAAGAGGGTATTGTTATGTATGA